One genomic region from Phragmites australis chromosome 1, lpPhrAust1.1, whole genome shotgun sequence encodes:
- the LOC133919963 gene encoding reticulon-like protein B1 — translation MAEHKEEPVTESMMDKISEKFHGGDSSSSSDSDDEKKKGSSSSSSAAAAMKAKIYRLFGRERPVHSVLGGGKPADLVLWRNKKISGGVLAGATAIWLLFEVMEYHLLTLVCHCLILSLAVLFLWSNASTFINKSPPNIPEVKIPEDAAVNVALSLRYEINRGFATLREIGHGRDLKKFLIVIAGLWLLSVLGSCCNFLTLFYIVFVVLYTVPVLYEKYEDKVDAFGEKAMIELKKYYAIFDEKCLSKIPKGPLKDKKH, via the exons ATGGCTGAGCACAAGGAGGAACCTGTGACGGAGTCGATGATGGACAAGATCTCCGAGAAGTTCCACGGCGGGgactcctcctcgtcgtcggacTCGGACgatgagaagaagaaggggtcctcgtcgtcgtcgtcggcggcggcggccatgaaGGCCAAGATCTACCGCCTCTTCGGCCGCGAGAGGCCCGTCCACTCCGTCCTCGGCGGCGGCAAAC CTGCTGATCTCGTCCTATGGAGGAACAAGAAGATCTCCGGCGGGGTCCTCGCCGGCGCCACGGCCATCTGGCTCCTGTTCGAGGTCATGGAGTACCATCTTCTCACCTTGGTGTGCCACTGCCTCATCCTTTCCCTTGCCGTCCTCTTCCTGTGGTCCAATGCCTCCACTTTCATCAACAA GTCTCCACCAAACATTCCTGAGGTGAAAATTCCGGAGGATGCGGCTGTTAACGTTGCACTCTCACTGAGATATGAGATCAACAGGGGctttgctaccttgagggagaTTGGACATGGCCGTGATCTAAAGAAGTTCCTGATT GTTATCGCTGGTCTGTGGCTTCTTTCAGTTCTTGGTAGCTGCTGCAACTTTCTGACATTGTTCTATATAG TCTTCGTGGTGCTCTATACCGTGCCAGTTCTGTATGAGAAGTATGAGGACAAGGTTGATGCTTTTGGTGAGAAGGCCATGATTGAACTAAAGAAGTATTATGCCATCTTCGATGAGAAGTGCCTATCGAAGATTCCAAAGGGTCCTCTGAAAGATAAGAAACACTAG